A genomic window from Flavobacterium johnsoniae includes:
- the ettA gene encoding energy-dependent translational throttle protein EttA, producing MSDDKKVIFSMQKLSKTYQGADKPVLKNIYLSFFYGAKIGILGLNGSGKSSLLKIIAGVDKNYQGDVVFQPGYTVGYLEQEPILDDSKTVIEIVREGAAETMAVLEEYNQINDLFGLEENYSDPDKMDKLMDRQAALQDKIDALGAWEIDTKLEIAMDALRTPEGDTPIKNLSGGERRRVALCRLLLQQPDVLLLDEPTNHLDAESVLWLEQHLAQYSGTVIAVTHDRYFLDNVAGWILELDRGEGIPWKGNYSSWLDQKSNRLAQEEKVASKRRKTLERELEWVRQGAKGRQTKQKARLQNYDKLLNEDQKQLDENLEIYIPNGPRLGTNVIEAKNVAKAFGEKLLYDNLNFTLPQAGIVGIIGPNGAGKSTIFKMIMGEQATDSGEFSVGETVKIAYVDQSHSNIDPNKSIWENFADGQELIMMGGKQVNSRAYLSRFNFGGGEQNKKVSMLSGGERNRLHLAMTLKEEGNVLLLDEPTNDLDVNTLRALEEGLENFAGCAVIISHDRWFLDRICTHILAFEGDSEVYFFEGSFTDYEENKKKRLGGDLTPKRLKYRKLIR from the coding sequence AGACGATAAGAAAGTAATTTTCTCAATGCAGAAATTGAGTAAAACCTATCAGGGTGCAGACAAACCAGTACTTAAGAATATTTATTTGAGTTTCTTTTACGGAGCTAAAATTGGTATTTTAGGTCTTAACGGTTCTGGAAAATCTTCTCTTTTAAAAATTATTGCAGGAGTTGATAAAAATTACCAAGGTGATGTGGTTTTTCAACCTGGCTATACCGTTGGTTATTTGGAGCAAGAACCAATTCTTGATGATTCAAAAACGGTTATCGAAATTGTTCGTGAAGGAGCTGCTGAAACGATGGCAGTTTTGGAAGAATACAATCAAATTAATGATTTATTTGGTCTTGAAGAAAATTACTCAGATCCAGATAAAATGGATAAATTGATGGATCGTCAAGCGGCTTTGCAAGATAAAATTGATGCGCTTGGAGCTTGGGAAATCGATACAAAATTAGAAATCGCAATGGATGCTTTGCGTACTCCAGAAGGAGATACGCCTATTAAAAACCTTTCTGGAGGAGAGCGTCGTCGTGTAGCTTTATGCCGTTTGTTATTGCAACAACCTGATGTATTGTTATTAGATGAGCCAACCAACCACCTTGATGCTGAGTCAGTTCTGTGGTTAGAGCAACACTTGGCGCAATATTCTGGAACTGTAATTGCTGTAACGCACGACCGTTATTTCTTAGACAACGTTGCAGGCTGGATTTTGGAGTTGGATAGAGGAGAAGGTATTCCATGGAAAGGGAATTATTCTTCTTGGTTAGATCAAAAATCGAATCGTTTAGCGCAAGAAGAAAAAGTGGCTTCTAAACGTAGAAAAACTTTAGAGCGTGAGTTGGAATGGGTTCGTCAAGGAGCAAAAGGACGTCAGACAAAACAAAAAGCTCGTTTACAGAACTACGATAAATTATTAAATGAAGATCAAAAACAACTAGATGAAAATCTAGAAATTTATATCCCGAACGGTCCACGTTTAGGAACAAATGTTATTGAAGCTAAAAATGTTGCAAAAGCTTTTGGTGAAAAATTATTGTATGATAATTTGAACTTTACGTTGCCACAAGCCGGAATTGTTGGAATTATCGGACCAAACGGTGCTGGTAAATCTACTATTTTCAAAATGATTATGGGAGAACAAGCTACTGATAGCGGTGAATTTTCTGTTGGAGAAACTGTAAAAATCGCTTACGTAGATCAGTCGCACTCTAATATTGATCCGAATAAATCTATTTGGGAAAACTTTGCTGATGGTCAGGAATTGATTATGATGGGCGGAAAGCAAGTGAACTCTAGAGCATATTTATCACGTTTCAATTTTGGTGGTGGCGAGCAAAACAAAAAAGTTTCTATGTTGTCAGGTGGTGAGCGTAACCGTTTACACTTAGCAATGACTTTGAAAGAAGAAGGAAACGTACTTTTACTGGATGAACCAACAAATGACTTAGATGTAAATACACTTCGTGCACTTGAAGAAGGTCTTGAAAATTTTGCTGGCTGTGCCGTAATTATTTCTCACGACAGATGGTTCTTAGATAGGATTTGTACACACATCTTAGCTTTTGAAGGAGATTCTGAAGTTTATTTCTTCGAAGGAAGTTTTACAGATTACGAAGAAAATAAAAAGAAACGTCTTGGAGGTGATTTAACTCCGAAACGTTTGAAATACAGAAAGTTGATTAGATAA
- a CDS encoding thiol-disulfide oxidoreductase DCC family protein, producing MESLPENKKIVLFDGVCNLCSSAVQFIINHDKKDIFRFVALQSDLGISICKHLGISFSKMDSIILYDPKTAYFYKSSAVIEIAKNFGGLWKLTPIFRIVPIFISDRIYDYIAKNRYNWYGKKESCMIPTPELKSKFL from the coding sequence ATGGAAAGCCTTCCAGAAAATAAAAAAATAGTTCTTTTTGACGGAGTTTGCAACCTGTGCAGTTCTGCTGTACAATTTATTATAAACCATGACAAAAAAGACATTTTCAGATTTGTTGCATTGCAATCAGATTTGGGTATTTCAATCTGTAAACATTTAGGAATCAGCTTTTCTAAAATGGACAGTATTATTTTGTATGATCCAAAAACAGCTTATTTTTATAAATCTTCAGCAGTAATTGAAATAGCTAAAAATTTTGGAGGTTTATGGAAGTTAACCCCTATTTTTAGAATTGTACCGATTTTTATAAGTGATAGGATTTATGATTATATCGCAAAAAATAGATACAATTGGTACGGCAAAAAAGAAAGCTGTATGATTCCGACACCGGAATTGAAATCTAAATTTTTGTAG